One region of Carya illinoinensis cultivar Pawnee chromosome 8, C.illinoinensisPawnee_v1, whole genome shotgun sequence genomic DNA includes:
- the LOC122318427 gene encoding probable linoleate 9S-lipoxygenase 5 isoform X2: MKSLAAGTSYGVLRPISTFKPAINGEDRVSSVNSTTTTTHITFTWKRHGFSSMTGLKRSRRLSITSMGQTPRGANYEVKKKIKGSVVLMKKNVLDLNDIHASVLDRLLELFNRRVSLQLISAFNCDPKNGLQGKLGQPAYLEDWIAKITPLTASESAFDVTFDWDNELGVPGAFLIRNNHHSEFYLKSVTLEDVPGQGQIHFVCNSWVYPADKYKKDRIFFTNKTYLPSETPAPLLKYRKEELVSLRGDGKSELQEWDRIYDYAYYNDLGRPDEDPKYERPVLGGSSKYPYPRRGRTSRPPTKKDPNTESRLNPLMALNIYVPRDEKFGPLKISDVFAFGLKAIAHILKPELSQLDFTPNEFDSLQDVLKLYKGGIELPKVLRENIRNIVPKEVLKEIIRTDSEGLLKFPVPQVIKGDVSAWRTDEEFAREMLAGVNPVIIRLLQEFPPSSKLDSTIYGDQTSTITMEHVEKYLNGLTIDEAIRNKKLFILDHHDALMPYLWRIINCTSTKIYASRTLLFLKEDGTLKPLAIELSLPHPNGYQFGAVSKVYTPAEEGVQSNIWQMAKAYVAVNDTGYHQLISHWLHTHAAIEPFVIATNRQLSVLHPIYKLLHPHFRDTMNINALAREILINAGGALEHTVFPAKFSMEFSSMLYKDWVFPEQALPSDLIKRGMAVKDENSPHGVRLVIEDYPYAVDGLEIWSAIKEWVEDYCSFYYKTDDMVQNDSELQSWWKELREEGHGDKKDEPWWPEMQTLEELVETCTIIIWIASALHAAINFGQYPLGGYPPNRPAISRRFMPEEGTPDYKELKTNPEKAFLKTFSSQLLTVIGIAVIEVLSKHSSDEIYLGQRDTPKWTSDTKPLEAFYRFGMKLAEIEDRITRRNYDKKLRNRVGPVKMPYTLLYPSSGQGLTGKGIPNSVTI; this comes from the exons ATGAAGTCCCTTGCTGCAGGAACTTCATATGGAGTACTTAGGCCAATCTCCACCTTCAAACCCGCAATCAATGGTGAAGATCGCGTTTCATCTGTGAATAGTACAACTACTACTACACACATAACTTTCACCTGGAAACGCCATGGTTTTTCAAGCATGACTGGTTTAAAGCGATCTCGACGACTGTCGATTACTTCGATGGGCCAAACTCCTCGAGGAGCCAATTACGAGGTTAAGAAAAAGATCAAAGGAAGTGTGGTGCTGATGAAGAAGAACGTTTTGGACTTAAACGACATCCACGCATCGGTTCTTGATCGTTTGCTTGAGTTGTTCAACCGAAGGGTCTCTCTGCAACTCATCAGTGCTTTCAATTGTGACCCCA AAAATGGGTTGCAAGGGAAACTAGGACAGCCAGCATATTTGGAAGATTGGATTGCCAAAATCACCCCCTTAACAGCAAGCGAGTCTGCATTCGATGTTACCTTTGATTGGGACAATGAGCTAGGAGTTCCGGGGGCATTTCTAATAAGAAATAATCATCACAGTGAGTTCTACCTTAAAAGTGTCACACTTGAAGATGTTCCAGGACAAGGTCAGATCCACTTTGTTTGCAACTCATGGGTGTACCCTGCAGATAAATACAAGAAAGATCGCATTTTCTTCACTAACAAG ACATATCTTCCAAGTGAAACGCCAGCACCACTACTCAAGTATCGAAAAGAAGAACTGGTGAGCTTGAGAGGAGATGGAAAGAGTGAGCTCCAAGAATGGGACAGAATCTATGACTATGCTTACTACAATGATTTGGGGAGACCTGATGAGGATCCAAAGTATGAGCGTCCAGTTCTTGGAGGGTCTAGTAAGTACCCTTATCCTCGCAGGGGAAGAACTAGCCGGCCACCAACAAAGAAAG ATCCCAATACCGAGAGCAGGCTGAACCCTCTTATGGCCCTAAACATTTATGTCCcaagagatgaaaaatttggtCCCTTAAAGATCTCAGACGTCTTTGCTTTTGGACTTAAAGCCATAGCTCATATCCTCAAACCTGAGCTTAGTCAATTGGACTTCACCCCCAATGAGTTTGACAGCTTACAAGATGTACTCAAACTCTATAAAGGAGGGATTGAGCTTCCTAAAGTGTTACGTGAGAATATTAGAAACATTGTCCCCAAAGAGGTGCTTAAGGAAATCATCCGAACCGACAGTGAAGGACTCCTCAAATTCCCAGTACCTCAAGTTATTAAAG GGGATGTGTCTGCTTGGAGGACTGATGAAGAATTTGCAAGAGAAATGCTGGCTGGAGTAAACCCCGTCATCATTCGTCTCCTCCAA GAATTCCCTCCATCAAGCAAGTTGGATAGTACAATATATGGTGATCAAACTAGTACAATAACCATGGAGCACGTAGAAAAGTACTTAAATGGGCTCACCATAGATGAG GCAATCAGGAACAAGAAGCTATTCATATTAGATCACCATGATGCACTAATGCCATACTTGTGGAGGATCATAAACTGCACTTCCACAAAGATTTACGCCAGCAGGACACTCCTTTTCTTGAAAGAGGATGGGACTTTGAAGCCATTGGCGATTGAATTAAGCTTGCCTCATCCTAATGGATATCAATTTGGAGCCGTAAGCAAAGTATACACCCCAGCCGAAGAAGGTGTGCAGAGCAACATTTGGCAAATGGCTAAAGCTTATGTAGCTGTGAATGACACTGGGTATCATCAGCTCATCAGCCACTG GTTACATACCCACGCGGCAATCGAGCCATTCGTGATAGCAACCAATAGGCAGTTGAGCGTGCTTCACCCAATTTATAAACTGCTGCATCCTCACTTCCGTGACACGATGAATATAAATGCATTGGCCCGGGAGATCCTCATCAACGCTGGTGGTGCCCTGGAGCACACAGTATTTCCAGCTAAATTTTCCATGGAGTTTTCATCAATGCTTTATAAAGATTGGGTTTTTCCTGAGCAAGCTCTCCCTTCTGATCTCATAAAGAG AGGGATGGCAGTTAAGGATGAGAATTCCCCACATGGTGTCCGCCTTGTGATTGAGGATTATCCTTATGCTGTTGATGGGCTGGAAATATGGTCAGCAATTAAAGAATGGGTTGAAGACTACTGCTCCTTCTATTACAAGACTGATGACATGGTCCAAAATGACTCTGAACTGCAGTCCTGGTGGAAGGAACTCAGAGAGGAGGGTCATGGTGACAAGAAAGATGAGCCCTGGTGGCCCGAAATGCAGACTCTTGAAGAGCTAGTAGAAACATGCACCATCATCATATGGATCGCTTCAGCCCTCCATGCAGCAATTAACTTTGGACAGTACCCTTTGGGAGGCTACCCTCCAAACCGCCCAGCAATTAGCCGTCGGTTCATGCCTGAAGAAGGCACTCCTGACTATAAAGAGCTTAAGACTAATCCTGAAAAGGCTTTCTTGAAAACATTTAGTTCCCAGCTGCTTACTGTTATTGGAATTGCTGTTATAGAAGTCTTGTCAAAGCACTCATCTGATGAGATTTATCTCGGGCAAAGAGACACTCCCAAGTGGACTTCAGACACAAAACCATTGGAAGCCTTTTATAGATTTGGAATGAAGCTGGCAGAAATTGAGGATAGAATAACAAGAAGGAACTATGACAAGAAGTTGAGGAACCGTGTTGGCCCTGTCAAGATGCCATACACTTTGCTCTATCCTTCCAGCGGACAAGGACTAACTGGCAAGGGCATTCCCAACAGCGTCACAATCTAA
- the LOC122318427 gene encoding probable linoleate 9S-lipoxygenase 5 isoform X1, which yields MFHSTDLALSPMKSLAAGTSYGVLRPISTFKPAINGEDRVSSVNSTTTTTHITFTWKRHGFSSMTGLKRSRRLSITSMGQTPRGANYEVKKKIKGSVVLMKKNVLDLNDIHASVLDRLLELFNRRVSLQLISAFNCDPKNGLQGKLGQPAYLEDWIAKITPLTASESAFDVTFDWDNELGVPGAFLIRNNHHSEFYLKSVTLEDVPGQGQIHFVCNSWVYPADKYKKDRIFFTNKTYLPSETPAPLLKYRKEELVSLRGDGKSELQEWDRIYDYAYYNDLGRPDEDPKYERPVLGGSSKYPYPRRGRTSRPPTKKDPNTESRLNPLMALNIYVPRDEKFGPLKISDVFAFGLKAIAHILKPELSQLDFTPNEFDSLQDVLKLYKGGIELPKVLRENIRNIVPKEVLKEIIRTDSEGLLKFPVPQVIKGDVSAWRTDEEFAREMLAGVNPVIIRLLQEFPPSSKLDSTIYGDQTSTITMEHVEKYLNGLTIDEAIRNKKLFILDHHDALMPYLWRIINCTSTKIYASRTLLFLKEDGTLKPLAIELSLPHPNGYQFGAVSKVYTPAEEGVQSNIWQMAKAYVAVNDTGYHQLISHWLHTHAAIEPFVIATNRQLSVLHPIYKLLHPHFRDTMNINALAREILINAGGALEHTVFPAKFSMEFSSMLYKDWVFPEQALPSDLIKRGMAVKDENSPHGVRLVIEDYPYAVDGLEIWSAIKEWVEDYCSFYYKTDDMVQNDSELQSWWKELREEGHGDKKDEPWWPEMQTLEELVETCTIIIWIASALHAAINFGQYPLGGYPPNRPAISRRFMPEEGTPDYKELKTNPEKAFLKTFSSQLLTVIGIAVIEVLSKHSSDEIYLGQRDTPKWTSDTKPLEAFYRFGMKLAEIEDRITRRNYDKKLRNRVGPVKMPYTLLYPSSGQGLTGKGIPNSVTI from the exons ATGTTTCACTCCACAGATCTGGCTCTGTCTCCAATGAAGTCCCTTGCTGCAGGAACTTCATATGGAGTACTTAGGCCAATCTCCACCTTCAAACCCGCAATCAATGGTGAAGATCGCGTTTCATCTGTGAATAGTACAACTACTACTACACACATAACTTTCACCTGGAAACGCCATGGTTTTTCAAGCATGACTGGTTTAAAGCGATCTCGACGACTGTCGATTACTTCGATGGGCCAAACTCCTCGAGGAGCCAATTACGAGGTTAAGAAAAAGATCAAAGGAAGTGTGGTGCTGATGAAGAAGAACGTTTTGGACTTAAACGACATCCACGCATCGGTTCTTGATCGTTTGCTTGAGTTGTTCAACCGAAGGGTCTCTCTGCAACTCATCAGTGCTTTCAATTGTGACCCCA AAAATGGGTTGCAAGGGAAACTAGGACAGCCAGCATATTTGGAAGATTGGATTGCCAAAATCACCCCCTTAACAGCAAGCGAGTCTGCATTCGATGTTACCTTTGATTGGGACAATGAGCTAGGAGTTCCGGGGGCATTTCTAATAAGAAATAATCATCACAGTGAGTTCTACCTTAAAAGTGTCACACTTGAAGATGTTCCAGGACAAGGTCAGATCCACTTTGTTTGCAACTCATGGGTGTACCCTGCAGATAAATACAAGAAAGATCGCATTTTCTTCACTAACAAG ACATATCTTCCAAGTGAAACGCCAGCACCACTACTCAAGTATCGAAAAGAAGAACTGGTGAGCTTGAGAGGAGATGGAAAGAGTGAGCTCCAAGAATGGGACAGAATCTATGACTATGCTTACTACAATGATTTGGGGAGACCTGATGAGGATCCAAAGTATGAGCGTCCAGTTCTTGGAGGGTCTAGTAAGTACCCTTATCCTCGCAGGGGAAGAACTAGCCGGCCACCAACAAAGAAAG ATCCCAATACCGAGAGCAGGCTGAACCCTCTTATGGCCCTAAACATTTATGTCCcaagagatgaaaaatttggtCCCTTAAAGATCTCAGACGTCTTTGCTTTTGGACTTAAAGCCATAGCTCATATCCTCAAACCTGAGCTTAGTCAATTGGACTTCACCCCCAATGAGTTTGACAGCTTACAAGATGTACTCAAACTCTATAAAGGAGGGATTGAGCTTCCTAAAGTGTTACGTGAGAATATTAGAAACATTGTCCCCAAAGAGGTGCTTAAGGAAATCATCCGAACCGACAGTGAAGGACTCCTCAAATTCCCAGTACCTCAAGTTATTAAAG GGGATGTGTCTGCTTGGAGGACTGATGAAGAATTTGCAAGAGAAATGCTGGCTGGAGTAAACCCCGTCATCATTCGTCTCCTCCAA GAATTCCCTCCATCAAGCAAGTTGGATAGTACAATATATGGTGATCAAACTAGTACAATAACCATGGAGCACGTAGAAAAGTACTTAAATGGGCTCACCATAGATGAG GCAATCAGGAACAAGAAGCTATTCATATTAGATCACCATGATGCACTAATGCCATACTTGTGGAGGATCATAAACTGCACTTCCACAAAGATTTACGCCAGCAGGACACTCCTTTTCTTGAAAGAGGATGGGACTTTGAAGCCATTGGCGATTGAATTAAGCTTGCCTCATCCTAATGGATATCAATTTGGAGCCGTAAGCAAAGTATACACCCCAGCCGAAGAAGGTGTGCAGAGCAACATTTGGCAAATGGCTAAAGCTTATGTAGCTGTGAATGACACTGGGTATCATCAGCTCATCAGCCACTG GTTACATACCCACGCGGCAATCGAGCCATTCGTGATAGCAACCAATAGGCAGTTGAGCGTGCTTCACCCAATTTATAAACTGCTGCATCCTCACTTCCGTGACACGATGAATATAAATGCATTGGCCCGGGAGATCCTCATCAACGCTGGTGGTGCCCTGGAGCACACAGTATTTCCAGCTAAATTTTCCATGGAGTTTTCATCAATGCTTTATAAAGATTGGGTTTTTCCTGAGCAAGCTCTCCCTTCTGATCTCATAAAGAG AGGGATGGCAGTTAAGGATGAGAATTCCCCACATGGTGTCCGCCTTGTGATTGAGGATTATCCTTATGCTGTTGATGGGCTGGAAATATGGTCAGCAATTAAAGAATGGGTTGAAGACTACTGCTCCTTCTATTACAAGACTGATGACATGGTCCAAAATGACTCTGAACTGCAGTCCTGGTGGAAGGAACTCAGAGAGGAGGGTCATGGTGACAAGAAAGATGAGCCCTGGTGGCCCGAAATGCAGACTCTTGAAGAGCTAGTAGAAACATGCACCATCATCATATGGATCGCTTCAGCCCTCCATGCAGCAATTAACTTTGGACAGTACCCTTTGGGAGGCTACCCTCCAAACCGCCCAGCAATTAGCCGTCGGTTCATGCCTGAAGAAGGCACTCCTGACTATAAAGAGCTTAAGACTAATCCTGAAAAGGCTTTCTTGAAAACATTTAGTTCCCAGCTGCTTACTGTTATTGGAATTGCTGTTATAGAAGTCTTGTCAAAGCACTCATCTGATGAGATTTATCTCGGGCAAAGAGACACTCCCAAGTGGACTTCAGACACAAAACCATTGGAAGCCTTTTATAGATTTGGAATGAAGCTGGCAGAAATTGAGGATAGAATAACAAGAAGGAACTATGACAAGAAGTTGAGGAACCGTGTTGGCCCTGTCAAGATGCCATACACTTTGCTCTATCCTTCCAGCGGACAAGGACTAACTGGCAAGGGCATTCCCAACAGCGTCACAATCTAA
- the LOC122318427 gene encoding probable linoleate 9S-lipoxygenase 5 isoform X3, with the protein MFHSTDLALSPMKSLAAGTSYGVLRPISTFKPAINGEDRVSSVNSTTTTTHITFTWKRHGFSSMTGLKRSRRLSITSMGQTPRGANYEVKKKIKGSVVLMKKNVLDLNDIHASVLDRLLELFNRRVSLQLISAFNCDPKNGLQGKLGQPAYLEDWIAKITPLTASESAFDVTFDWDNELGVPGAFLIRNNHHSEFYLKSVTLEDVPGQGQIHFVCNSWVYPADKYKKDRIFFTNKTYLPSETPAPLLKYRKEELVSLRGDGKSELQEWDRIYDYAYYNDLGRPDEDPKYERPVLGGSSKYPYPRRGRTSRPPTKKGDVSAWRTDEEFAREMLAGVNPVIIRLLQEFPPSSKLDSTIYGDQTSTITMEHVEKYLNGLTIDEAIRNKKLFILDHHDALMPYLWRIINCTSTKIYASRTLLFLKEDGTLKPLAIELSLPHPNGYQFGAVSKVYTPAEEGVQSNIWQMAKAYVAVNDTGYHQLISHWLHTHAAIEPFVIATNRQLSVLHPIYKLLHPHFRDTMNINALAREILINAGGALEHTVFPAKFSMEFSSMLYKDWVFPEQALPSDLIKRGMAVKDENSPHGVRLVIEDYPYAVDGLEIWSAIKEWVEDYCSFYYKTDDMVQNDSELQSWWKELREEGHGDKKDEPWWPEMQTLEELVETCTIIIWIASALHAAINFGQYPLGGYPPNRPAISRRFMPEEGTPDYKELKTNPEKAFLKTFSSQLLTVIGIAVIEVLSKHSSDEIYLGQRDTPKWTSDTKPLEAFYRFGMKLAEIEDRITRRNYDKKLRNRVGPVKMPYTLLYPSSGQGLTGKGIPNSVTI; encoded by the exons ATGTTTCACTCCACAGATCTGGCTCTGTCTCCAATGAAGTCCCTTGCTGCAGGAACTTCATATGGAGTACTTAGGCCAATCTCCACCTTCAAACCCGCAATCAATGGTGAAGATCGCGTTTCATCTGTGAATAGTACAACTACTACTACACACATAACTTTCACCTGGAAACGCCATGGTTTTTCAAGCATGACTGGTTTAAAGCGATCTCGACGACTGTCGATTACTTCGATGGGCCAAACTCCTCGAGGAGCCAATTACGAGGTTAAGAAAAAGATCAAAGGAAGTGTGGTGCTGATGAAGAAGAACGTTTTGGACTTAAACGACATCCACGCATCGGTTCTTGATCGTTTGCTTGAGTTGTTCAACCGAAGGGTCTCTCTGCAACTCATCAGTGCTTTCAATTGTGACCCCA AAAATGGGTTGCAAGGGAAACTAGGACAGCCAGCATATTTGGAAGATTGGATTGCCAAAATCACCCCCTTAACAGCAAGCGAGTCTGCATTCGATGTTACCTTTGATTGGGACAATGAGCTAGGAGTTCCGGGGGCATTTCTAATAAGAAATAATCATCACAGTGAGTTCTACCTTAAAAGTGTCACACTTGAAGATGTTCCAGGACAAGGTCAGATCCACTTTGTTTGCAACTCATGGGTGTACCCTGCAGATAAATACAAGAAAGATCGCATTTTCTTCACTAACAAG ACATATCTTCCAAGTGAAACGCCAGCACCACTACTCAAGTATCGAAAAGAAGAACTGGTGAGCTTGAGAGGAGATGGAAAGAGTGAGCTCCAAGAATGGGACAGAATCTATGACTATGCTTACTACAATGATTTGGGGAGACCTGATGAGGATCCAAAGTATGAGCGTCCAGTTCTTGGAGGGTCTAGTAAGTACCCTTATCCTCGCAGGGGAAGAACTAGCCGGCCACCAACAAAGAAAG GGGATGTGTCTGCTTGGAGGACTGATGAAGAATTTGCAAGAGAAATGCTGGCTGGAGTAAACCCCGTCATCATTCGTCTCCTCCAA GAATTCCCTCCATCAAGCAAGTTGGATAGTACAATATATGGTGATCAAACTAGTACAATAACCATGGAGCACGTAGAAAAGTACTTAAATGGGCTCACCATAGATGAG GCAATCAGGAACAAGAAGCTATTCATATTAGATCACCATGATGCACTAATGCCATACTTGTGGAGGATCATAAACTGCACTTCCACAAAGATTTACGCCAGCAGGACACTCCTTTTCTTGAAAGAGGATGGGACTTTGAAGCCATTGGCGATTGAATTAAGCTTGCCTCATCCTAATGGATATCAATTTGGAGCCGTAAGCAAAGTATACACCCCAGCCGAAGAAGGTGTGCAGAGCAACATTTGGCAAATGGCTAAAGCTTATGTAGCTGTGAATGACACTGGGTATCATCAGCTCATCAGCCACTG GTTACATACCCACGCGGCAATCGAGCCATTCGTGATAGCAACCAATAGGCAGTTGAGCGTGCTTCACCCAATTTATAAACTGCTGCATCCTCACTTCCGTGACACGATGAATATAAATGCATTGGCCCGGGAGATCCTCATCAACGCTGGTGGTGCCCTGGAGCACACAGTATTTCCAGCTAAATTTTCCATGGAGTTTTCATCAATGCTTTATAAAGATTGGGTTTTTCCTGAGCAAGCTCTCCCTTCTGATCTCATAAAGAG AGGGATGGCAGTTAAGGATGAGAATTCCCCACATGGTGTCCGCCTTGTGATTGAGGATTATCCTTATGCTGTTGATGGGCTGGAAATATGGTCAGCAATTAAAGAATGGGTTGAAGACTACTGCTCCTTCTATTACAAGACTGATGACATGGTCCAAAATGACTCTGAACTGCAGTCCTGGTGGAAGGAACTCAGAGAGGAGGGTCATGGTGACAAGAAAGATGAGCCCTGGTGGCCCGAAATGCAGACTCTTGAAGAGCTAGTAGAAACATGCACCATCATCATATGGATCGCTTCAGCCCTCCATGCAGCAATTAACTTTGGACAGTACCCTTTGGGAGGCTACCCTCCAAACCGCCCAGCAATTAGCCGTCGGTTCATGCCTGAAGAAGGCACTCCTGACTATAAAGAGCTTAAGACTAATCCTGAAAAGGCTTTCTTGAAAACATTTAGTTCCCAGCTGCTTACTGTTATTGGAATTGCTGTTATAGAAGTCTTGTCAAAGCACTCATCTGATGAGATTTATCTCGGGCAAAGAGACACTCCCAAGTGGACTTCAGACACAAAACCATTGGAAGCCTTTTATAGATTTGGAATGAAGCTGGCAGAAATTGAGGATAGAATAACAAGAAGGAACTATGACAAGAAGTTGAGGAACCGTGTTGGCCCTGTCAAGATGCCATACACTTTGCTCTATCCTTCCAGCGGACAAGGACTAACTGGCAAGGGCATTCCCAACAGCGTCACAATCTAA
- the LOC122318428 gene encoding probable linoleate 9S-lipoxygenase 5: MLKNIIDAITGDDGGDNTIIKCKNGQCKKIEGTVVLMKKNVLDFNDFHASVLDRVHELFGQRVSLQLVSAVNYGDSTENGLQGKLGKPAYLENWISTITPLIAGESAFKVTFDWDEDIGIPGAFLIRNNHHSEFYLKTLTLEDVPGHGRIHFVCNSWVYPTDQYKKDRFFFSNKTYLPSETPRPLLKYREQELLNLRGDGTGELQEWDRVYDYAYYNDLGNPDKDPKYARPVLGGSAEYPYPRRGRTGRPPTKTDPNSESRLKLLMSLNIYVPRDERFGHLKMSDFLAYALKSIAQFIKPELESLFDSTPTEFDSFQDVIKLYEGGIKLPDGVLENIKDNIPAEMLKEIFRTDGEGLLKYPMPQVIKEDRSAWRTDEEFAREMLAGVNPVSIRVLEEFPPTSKLDPKVYGDQTSTIAKEQVEKSIDGLSIEEAIKNKKLFILDHHDAFMPYLRRINSTTTKTYASRTILFLKNDGTLKPVAIELSLPHPEGDQFGAISKVFTPAEQGVEGSIWQLAKAYVAVNDSGYHQLISHWLNTHAVIEPFVIATNRQLSVLHPIHKLLHPHFRDTMNINAFARQILINAGGVLELTVFPAKYAMEMSSIVYKDWVFPEQALPADLIKRGMAVKDSSSPHGLRLLIKDYPYAVDGLEIWSAIKTWVEDYCFFYYKTDEMVQKDSELQSWWKELREEGHGDKKDEPWWPKMQKREELVETCTIIIWVASALHAAVNFGQYPYAGYLPNRPTVSRRFMPEEGTPEYAELQSDPDKAFLKTITAQLQTLLGVSLIEILSRHSTDEVYLGQRDTPEWTLDAQPLKSFEKFGKKLAEIEDRIIRMNNDKQWKNRVGPVKVPYTLLYPTGESGLSGKGIPNSVSI; the protein is encoded by the exons ATGCTTAAGAATATTATCGACGCCATCACCGGCGATGATGGTGGGGACAATACGATCATAAAATGTAAGAATGGTCAGTGCAAGAAGATCGAAGGGACCGTGGTGTTGATGAAGAAGAATGTTTTGGACTTCAACGACTTTCATGCATCGGTTCTTGATCGTGTCCATGAATTATTCGGCCAGAGGGTCTCTCTGCAGCTCGTTAGTGCTGTTAATTATGGCGACTCAACTG agAATGGGTTGCAAGGAAAGCTTGGAAAGCCAGCATACTTGGAAAACTGGATAAGCACGATCACCCCCTTAATAGCGGGCGAGTCTGCATTCAAGGTTACCTTTGACTGGGACGAGGACATAGGAATTCCAGGAGCATTCTTAATAAGAAACAATCATCACAGTGAGTTCTACCTGAAGACTCTTACACTCGAAGATGTTCCAGGCCATGGTCGGATCCACTTTGTCTGCAACTCCTGGGTTTACCCTACAGACCAATACAAAAAAGACCGTTTTTTCTTCTCCAACAAG ACATATCTTCCAAGTGAAACACCAAGGCCACTGCTGAAGTACAGAGAACAAGAACTACTGAACTTGAGAGGAGATGGAACAGGAGAGCTTCAGGAATGGGACAGGGTCTATGACTATGCTTACTACAATGATTTGGGGAATCCAGATAAGGACCCTAAGTATGCCCGTCCAGTTCTCGGAGGGTCTGCTGAGTACCCTTATCCTCGTAGGGGAAGAACTGGACGACCACCAACCAAGACAG ATCCCAACAGCGAGAGCAGGCTGAAGCTTCTCATGAGCTTAAACATTTATGTTCCAAGAGACGAACGTTTTGGTCACTTGAAGATGTCAGACTTCCTTGCTTATGCACTGAAATCCATTGCTCAATTCATTAAACCTGAGCTAGAATCTCTGTTCGACAGCACTCCAACTGAGTTTGACAGCTTCCAAGATGTAATTAAACTCTATGAAGGAGGAATTAAGCTGCCTGACGGTGTACTTGAGAATATTAAGGACAACATCCCCGCGGAGATGCTTAAGGAAATTTTCCGGACAGATGGCGAAGGACTCCTCAAATATCCAATGCCCCAAGTGATTAAAG AGGATCGATCTGCATGGAGGACTGATGAAGAGTTTGCAAGAGAGATGCTGGCTGGAGTAAACCCTGTCTCCATTCGTGTTCTTGAA GAATTTCCACCCACAAGCAAGCTTGATCCTAAAGTATATGGTGATCAAACCAGTACAATAGCCAAAGAACAAGTAGAGAAGAGCATCGATGGACTCAGCATAGAGGAG gcaatcaagaacaagaagtTGTTCATATTAGATCATCATGATGCTTTCATGCCATACCTGAGGCGAATAAACTCAACTACAACCAAGACTTATGCTAGCAGGACAAtcctgtttttgaaaaatgatggGACTTTGAAGCCGGTGGCAATTGAATTAAGCTTGCCCCATCCTGAAGGAGACCAGTTTGGGGCCATTAGCAAAGTTTTCACACCAGCTGAACAAGGTGTTGAAGGTTCCATTTGGCAACTGGCAAAAGCTTATGTGGCTGTAAATGACTCTGGCTACCATCAGCTCATTAGCCACTG GTTAAATACCCATGCTGTAATTGAGCCATTTGTGATAGCAACAAACAGGCAGTTGAGTGTGCTTCACCCTATTCACAAGCTTCTGCATCCTCACTTCCGAGACACCATGAATATAAATGCATTTGCCCGGCAGATCCTCATTAATGCTGGCGGAGTTCTGGAATTGACAGTGTTTCCAGCGAAGTATGCCATGGAGATGTCATCAATAGTTTATAAGGACTGGGTTTTTCCTGAGCAAGCTCTTCCTGCAGATCTCATCAAGAG AGGAATGGCAGTCAAGGATTCCAGTTCCCCTCATGGTCTGCGCCTTCTGATTAAGGACTATCCATATGCTGTTGATGGGCTAGAAATCTGGTCAGCGATCAAAACATGGGTTGAAGACTACTGCTTCTTCTATTACAAGACAGATGAAATGGTCCAAAAGGACTCTGAACTGCAGTCCTGGTGGAAAGAACTCAGAGAGGAGGGTCACGGTGACAAAAAAGATGAGCCCTGGTGGCCTAAAATGCAGAAACGAGAAGAGCTTGTAGAAACATGCACCATCATCATATGGGTAGCTTCTGCACTCCATGCAGCAGTCAACTTTGGACAGTATCCTTATGCAGGCTACCTACCGAACCGGCCAACAGTTAGCCGCCGGTTCATGCCTGAAGAAGGCACTCCTGAATATGCTGAACTCCAATCAGACCCTGACAAGGCTTTCTTGAAGACAATTACTGCCCAGCTCCAAACTCTTCTTGGCGTTTCTCTGATAGAGATTCTGTCAAGGCATTCTACTGATGAGGTCTATCTTGGGCAAAGAGACACTCCTGAATGGACATTGGATGCACAACCATTGAAATCCTTTGAGAAATTTGGAAAGAAGCTGGCTGAAATTGAGGATAGAATTATAAGGATGAACAATGACAAACAATGGAAAAACCGAGTTGGACCAGTGAAGGTGCCATATACTTTGCTCTATCCCACCGGTGAAAGCGGACTTAGTGGCAAGGGAATTCCCAATAGTGTCTCGATCTAA